A window of the Methanoregula sp. genome harbors these coding sequences:
- a CDS encoding alpha/beta hydrolase: MSDKMANYVLVHGGNMSVVTWNKLTVGKPVYTKDGTMGGRIWNPVIPVLVQHNHHVFAPTLLDEHRSTLTDHIGQICTLISGNDLRDVILVGHSYGGMVITGVADKIADRIRRLVYVDAAVPDPGQSLFDLIASGGCDPLSFAGLEAAPPFVEKLQYDAVKNNLLPKTYILCTKSEFALVTRLARQKIATAKKGWTYLELLSSHVPMADLPEAFIPLLLDAAKK; encoded by the coding sequence GTGTCAGATAAAATGGCCAATTATGTTCTCGTTCATGGCGGCAATATGTCTGTTGTTACATGGAACAAACTGACCGTGGGAAAACCCGTTTACACAAAAGACGGAACCATGGGAGGCAGGATATGGAATCCCGTCATTCCCGTTCTTGTGCAGCACAATCACCACGTCTTTGCGCCGACACTCCTGGACGAACACCGTTCCACGCTGACCGATCATATCGGGCAGATATGCACGTTGATATCTGGAAATGACCTGCGGGATGTTATTCTGGTCGGGCATAGTTATGGCGGGATGGTAATAACCGGTGTCGCTGATAAAATAGCAGACCGGATCCGGCGTCTGGTGTATGTCGATGCCGCAGTGCCGGATCCGGGACAGTCCCTGTTTGATCTCATTGCTTCCGGTGGCTGTGACCCTTTGTCGTTTGCCGGCCTGGAAGCAGCTCCGCCCTTTGTTGAAAAACTGCAGTATGATGCAGTGAAAAATAACCTGCTGCCAAAAACCTATATCCTGTGTACAAAAAGCGAGTTTGCGCTCGTTACCCGTCTTGCCCGACAAAAAATCGCTACTGCAAAAAAAGGGTGGACCTATCTCGAGTTGCTGTCATCTCATGTACCGATGGCAGATCTGCCGGAGGCGTTTATACCGTTGCTTCTGGACGCTGCAAAGAAATAA
- a CDS encoding QueT transporter family protein, with protein MHELAGVLTDRKGLTWIAVNALFAVLVLVPFNQYHWEIAGIALRPAAVLPVVCGILWGPAAAWGLGIGNVAGDLFGSWSFMSIFGFLINFLYPYLAYRLWHRMMKGHEIHLDFFAMGCFWVVTLVATFTCMLLLAACGTIFFARPFESKFISYFGNNIFWAMIAGPILFRLMFEPAFRNGLVFGREWDRRLTMATK; from the coding sequence ATGCATGAACTGGCGGGGGTCCTGACCGACCGGAAGGGACTGACCTGGATCGCGGTGAATGCACTTTTTGCTGTACTGGTCCTGGTCCCCTTCAACCAGTACCACTGGGAAATTGCCGGTATTGCGCTGCGCCCGGCAGCGGTACTACCGGTCGTATGCGGGATTCTCTGGGGTCCCGCAGCGGCGTGGGGTCTGGGGATCGGCAACGTGGCCGGCGATCTATTTGGCTCATGGTCCTTCATGAGTATTTTTGGATTTCTCATCAACTTCCTCTACCCGTATCTCGCATACCGGCTCTGGCACAGGATGATGAAAGGACATGAGATCCATCTGGACTTCTTTGCCATGGGCTGTTTCTGGGTAGTGACGCTTGTTGCGACCTTTACCTGCATGCTGCTTCTTGCCGCATGCGGGACGATCTTCTTTGCCCGTCCCTTTGAGAGCAAGTTCATCAGTTATTTTGGCAACAATATATTCTGGGCCATGATTGCTGGGCCGATCCTGTTCAGGCTGATGTTTGAACCGGCATTCCGGAACGGGCTTGTGTTCGGTCGTGAATGGGACCGCCGGTTAACGATGGCAACCAAGTGA
- a CDS encoding class I SAM-dependent methyltransferase encodes MNVLDVSCCPGRLTIPLTHIVSHQGEVTAMDIQEGMLQEVRKRAHTANLTNIQFLHAATGERKLEHERFDRAVLITVLGEIPNREAALQEIFDALRPGGILLIEETVRDPHFQTRKTANRLAGAAGFIEKEFSGNYFSYTFTLEKPDSKRLSH; translated from the coding sequence ATGAATGTACTGGATGTGAGCTGCTGCCCGGGCCGGCTGACGATCCCTCTCACTCATATTGTCAGCCATCAGGGTGAAGTTACTGCGATGGATATTCAGGAAGGGATGCTGCAAGAAGTTAGAAAACGGGCTCATACTGCAAACCTCACGAATATTCAGTTTCTTCATGCGGCTACCGGCGAAAGGAAACTTGAGCATGAGCGGTTTGACCGGGCTGTGCTGATTACCGTGCTTGGCGAGATCCCCAACCGGGAAGCGGCACTACAGGAGATCTTTGATGCGCTCAGGCCCGGCGGTATCCTTCTTATAGAAGAGACCGTACGCGATCCCCATTTCCAGACTAGGAAAACCGCCAACCGATTGGCCGGTGCTGCCGGGTTTATCGAAAAGGAATTCTCGGGAAATTATTTTTCCTATACGTTTACTTTGGAAAAGCCGGATTCCAAAAGACTGTCCCATTGA
- a CDS encoding ABC transporter substrate-binding protein has protein sequence MKHPALWMLISLAAIIFMAGCTMTTPTPVPSPVPTGSDLIVVDALLPLTGSYSSFGAMAKAALLTSEEDINQYTQTIGSSTRVKVVIHDTGSDPATALQLAKQVRADGRRIVLGHMTSAEIEAIKSYSDANGMVVLDAGSTSPSLAIPNDSIYRLIADDSAQGLVMGIWLEKNKIHAIVPLWRGDIWGEGLLNSTQAAFSERKGVTLDGVRFDPAEKDFASSVTSLDIRTGDAIRNYGADRVGVYIIGFDESATILSKASGKQNLSRVRWFGCDGNTGISSLAGTTSASRFAAHANLTGTVWGIAHDDPSSGPQTRMRERLGYPPSSGPIALYDALWVVKDVLKEIPADAGQARIEAALVQHLSTYDGESRSLMPNAAGDRLLSSYDVMQVTSGSAGSGWKKVAHVTVWTDGREEIVTDQ, from the coding sequence ATGAAACATCCCGCTCTGTGGATGCTCATCTCACTCGCCGCAATTATATTTATGGCAGGGTGCACGATGACAACTCCAACCCCTGTCCCCAGTCCTGTTCCAACCGGTTCAGATCTTATCGTTGTTGATGCCCTCCTTCCTCTCACGGGATCCTATTCATCATTTGGAGCTATGGCAAAAGCTGCCCTGCTCACCTCTGAGGAAGACATCAACCAGTATACCCAGACTATCGGTTCATCCACTCGCGTGAAGGTTGTTATCCATGATACGGGATCAGACCCTGCGACCGCTCTCCAGCTTGCCAAACAGGTTCGTGCAGATGGCCGCAGGATCGTACTCGGGCATATGACCAGCGCCGAGATAGAAGCGATAAAAAGTTATTCCGATGCCAACGGGATGGTTGTTCTCGATGCCGGAAGCACTTCGCCTTCCCTTGCGATCCCGAACGATTCGATCTACCGTCTGATAGCCGATGATTCGGCACAGGGGCTGGTCATGGGGATCTGGCTTGAAAAGAATAAGATCCATGCGATCGTCCCGCTCTGGCGTGGCGATATCTGGGGCGAAGGTCTTCTGAATTCAACGCAGGCAGCGTTCTCAGAACGAAAGGGAGTAACCCTGGATGGTGTCCGGTTCGATCCTGCGGAAAAGGATTTTGCTTCGTCCGTTACCTCCCTTGACATTCGCACCGGGGATGCAATTAGAAATTATGGTGCCGACCGGGTCGGGGTCTATATCATCGGTTTCGATGAATCCGCAACTATCCTGAGTAAGGCATCAGGAAAACAGAACCTCTCCCGTGTCCGCTGGTTCGGGTGTGATGGAAATACCGGTATTTCTTCTTTGGCCGGAACGACGTCGGCATCTCGTTTTGCCGCCCATGCAAACCTGACCGGTACGGTCTGGGGAATTGCGCATGATGATCCTTCGAGCGGTCCGCAAACCCGTATGAGAGAACGATTGGGATACCCACCTTCGTCAGGACCAATTGCACTCTATGATGCTCTCTGGGTAGTGAAGGATGTTTTAAAAGAGATTCCTGCTGATGCGGGGCAGGCCCGGATTGAAGCAGCTCTGGTCCAGCATTTGAGCACGTATGACGGGGAAAGCAGGTCTCTCATGCCGAACGCAGCGGGTGACCGGTTGCTTTCCTCGTATGATGTAATGCAGGTTACCAGTGGATCAGCAGGATCCGGATGGAAGAAAGTCGCCCATGTTACTGTATGGACAGATGGTCGCGAAGAGATCGTAACCGACCAATAA
- a CDS encoding cache domain-containing protein, whose product MRIRSFMAVFLFALLILTAGCSDTASSSGIAATAPVPSVTATWGESSATPEDLVTFVSNAVIYTQRVGKHVALREFSDRNGSFTKGDLYVWAYDFNGTNLAHPYHPEYRGQNKSDLTDASGVRMIEAMRDAARNGSGFVTYAFENPVSGTTESKLAYVRKVDDTWWLASGIYGSDVSIPHKSPDMVRQILAAKVDHAIRFARNTGRENALAAFNNLSGPFAGNGTYVFAFDMNGTNLVKPFEKTIIGKNGGNVTDENGVSIGKRKISLAQQGGGYFYYVYTNPDSGEPEFKVSYVAPVDSYWAAGAGMYLPDVPAFFPQEQRNRLVSHVSEAAAYVRKNGRDAAVREFNDPNGSFSQPGLFIFAFDRNGTLLANPYLPGIVGMNRLSDSDPYGEYPVPYILENAENGGGFLYYFFADPATDYRVRLKFGYSQMAGDDLIVGAGIFSDGK is encoded by the coding sequence ATGCGTATCAGATCCTTTATGGCAGTTTTTCTTTTTGCCCTGCTGATCCTTACTGCCGGCTGTTCAGATACTGCCTCTTCCTCCGGAATTGCTGCAACCGCACCCGTCCCATCGGTAACTGCCACATGGGGTGAATCATCTGCCACTCCTGAAGACCTCGTCACCTTTGTGAGCAATGCGGTCATCTACACCCAGCGGGTAGGAAAACATGTCGCGCTCCGGGAATTCTCTGACAGGAACGGTTCGTTCACCAAGGGGGATCTCTATGTCTGGGCTTACGATTTCAACGGGACAAACCTTGCGCATCCCTATCACCCCGAGTACCGGGGGCAGAACAAATCAGACCTGACTGATGCATCTGGTGTCAGGATGATCGAAGCGATGCGGGATGCAGCCCGGAACGGGAGTGGTTTTGTCACCTACGCATTTGAGAACCCGGTGAGCGGTACAACCGAATCAAAACTGGCATATGTCAGAAAGGTTGACGACACGTGGTGGCTTGCATCCGGTATCTATGGATCGGATGTGAGCATTCCTCATAAATCACCTGATATGGTCCGGCAGATCCTTGCCGCAAAAGTCGATCACGCGATCAGGTTTGCCCGGAATACCGGCAGGGAGAATGCCCTTGCAGCATTCAATAACCTTTCCGGCCCGTTTGCCGGGAATGGCACCTATGTTTTTGCATTCGACATGAACGGGACAAACCTGGTAAAACCGTTTGAGAAAACCATCATCGGAAAAAACGGGGGCAACGTGACGGATGAAAACGGTGTCTCAATCGGGAAACGGAAGATAAGTCTCGCACAACAGGGTGGAGGATACTTCTATTACGTGTATACGAACCCTGATTCAGGAGAACCGGAATTCAAAGTCTCGTATGTGGCACCGGTTGATTCTTACTGGGCAGCAGGAGCAGGAATGTATCTCCCGGATGTCCCCGCGTTTTTCCCACAAGAACAACGCAACCGGTTGGTATCCCATGTCAGCGAAGCTGCGGCATATGTCCGGAAGAACGGCCGGGATGCTGCGGTTCGTGAGTTTAATGATCCAAACGGGTCATTCTCCCAACCGGGCCTGTTCATTTTCGCGTTTGACCGGAACGGGACACTGCTTGCTAACCCCTACCTCCCGGGAATTGTTGGCATGAACCGCCTTTCTGACAGTGACCCGTACGGGGAATACCCGGTTCCCTATATCCTTGAAAACGCAGAAAATGGCGGGGGATTCCTATATTATTTCTTTGCCGACCCCGCAACCGATTATCGCGTCAGATTAAAATTCGGGTACTCGCAGATGGCAGGAGACGATCTCATCGTTGGTGCCGGAATTTTCTCTGACGGAAAATAA